Proteins encoded by one window of Candidatus Poribacteria bacterium:
- a CDS encoding BamA/TamA family outer membrane protein: MGAANYNTFINSVICLILMFCCFFPQSVGANAPTETSDDIRAEKFALRQAFGTTRIDKIAYYIDAEVVAETTEQYDTLSKQTSVRVGDKLSPYAIQQSIKRLYATQQYSQIQIYAQEHHNGVALTYQLTSFDLIKAVVIAGIPPNPFRSAIENAVKSKPGGRYIPAIAKADIIYIKRICRDHGYFDAQVTVADVLTENGVLTYQITPGASSTIKRLQIQGNFAISTNRLKRACGFSIRYPVYNKVNVDSDVAAMEALYRKNNYPTATIVPTFTPETGLLQFDINEGKQVELNFVLGTGELSLSEQDTFRKDIAEVISPGAPSLWEGRIKAYFKDEGYHGTTVQEKASDAFSVQLTINPGNRYKVTRVSFSGNRAFPDADLLREMTVKPTVGLLGSLRLSNLVARFLSRREQKRFFYEEDLETDEHRLDILYERAGYPNAVITATPKKHPLNSGNIGEVTIHVSVVENRKEVIHRCTISGNRAIDTAMLLKDLESEFRLPQPNAVFERTVYQDAVRNAYRERGYINVQVDDTYISETPVFEVEGNFSESLLEGNLPLEIRDEFKRHNLTLAGLFIATKVGNRWSIQDIEGNPRYTLNQEPTHLEVFEHGILNLAVETEGEQVTFGKFYFQGDTDIVKQHVLKREVAHLKAELWTSERLSRALQNLSGLGIFRRVHAEPQTPKIEGNDGLKTTDGENPHAIPRTYDVLVTVDKQQPRTYSYGGGYSFAEGWYGTLELTDSNFLFKRNIRGYFLSRLGWRDELGYLVDARLTEPWLIGRTRGTLRLSAKKLEIDDNVRALQGSFILSRKLGASHHLDLRYSYRDLNQPVPPMGQGAPIELRLPEEQNPFSTIVSSLRFSWTYDGRVRYLNPIGGMFNEMTLEYAGGLLQGETSFIKTTTDTRYYQKLIGSFVLATAVRCGVTTGLRSNRRAELISFERFWAGGSTTVRGYAERSLGPEGITGIYRGDVQFIFNTELRFPIYSVVRGAFFFDAGNVWNSLADIERSLTRLPSAVGAGLHLDFGAFTFGLDYAFPLVPVPSSPDTRRAHVRLGSTF; encoded by the coding sequence ATGGGCGCTGCAAATTATAACACATTCATAAATAGTGTGATTTGTCTTATCTTGATGTTCTGCTGTTTTTTTCCGCAATCTGTAGGGGCGAACGCACCCACGGAAACGTCAGATGATATAAGGGCGGAAAAGTTTGCGCTGCGCCAGGCGTTTGGGACGACGCGCATAGACAAAATTGCGTACTACATTGATGCAGAAGTTGTAGCCGAAACGACAGAACAATACGACACGCTCAGCAAGCAGACCTCGGTACGTGTTGGGGACAAATTGTCTCCGTACGCGATTCAACAGAGTATTAAGAGACTTTACGCGACACAGCAATATTCCCAAATTCAGATTTACGCACAAGAGCACCACAATGGCGTTGCGTTAACCTATCAACTCACATCTTTTGATCTCATTAAAGCCGTTGTCATTGCCGGTATTCCACCGAACCCATTCAGGTCTGCCATTGAAAATGCGGTAAAATCGAAGCCGGGCGGGAGGTATATCCCTGCGATTGCCAAAGCAGATATTATCTATATCAAACGGATTTGCAGAGACCATGGCTATTTTGACGCACAAGTTACGGTTGCCGATGTCCTTACCGAAAATGGCGTATTAACCTATCAGATAACCCCAGGTGCGTCGTCAACGATCAAAAGGTTGCAAATTCAGGGGAATTTCGCTATCTCAACCAACCGCCTCAAACGTGCGTGTGGCTTCAGCATACGCTATCCGGTTTATAACAAAGTTAATGTTGACAGTGATGTGGCAGCAATGGAAGCACTCTACCGTAAAAACAACTATCCGACTGCCACCATCGTGCCGACCTTTACACCTGAAACAGGGCTGTTGCAGTTTGACATCAATGAAGGTAAGCAGGTCGAGCTTAATTTTGTTTTGGGGACGGGTGAACTCTCTTTATCCGAACAAGATACCTTCAGAAAAGATATAGCCGAGGTGATAAGTCCGGGGGCACCCTCTCTGTGGGAAGGACGGATAAAAGCGTATTTCAAAGACGAAGGTTATCATGGGACGACTGTGCAGGAGAAAGCTTCGGATGCCTTCAGCGTTCAACTTACGATTAATCCTGGGAACCGTTATAAGGTTACGCGTGTATCTTTTTCTGGGAACCGCGCCTTTCCGGACGCGGATTTACTCCGAGAAATGACAGTAAAACCGACAGTCGGACTTCTGGGCAGTCTGCGACTCTCGAATCTTGTTGCCAGGTTCCTCTCGCGGCGAGAACAGAAACGCTTTTTCTATGAAGAAGACCTTGAGACAGATGAACATCGACTTGATATTTTATACGAGAGAGCGGGTTATCCTAACGCAGTCATCACAGCAACACCTAAAAAACACCCTTTAAACAGTGGAAACATTGGCGAAGTCACAATACACGTCTCTGTTGTTGAAAACCGAAAAGAGGTGATTCACCGCTGTACGATCAGCGGTAATCGCGCAATAGATACTGCTATGCTTCTGAAAGATTTGGAAAGCGAATTTCGGTTGCCACAACCGAATGCTGTGTTTGAAAGAACTGTCTACCAAGATGCAGTTCGCAATGCTTATCGTGAACGCGGATACATTAACGTCCAGGTTGATGACACCTACATCTCAGAAACGCCTGTTTTTGAAGTAGAAGGTAATTTTTCGGAATCTCTTTTGGAAGGGAACCTCCCTTTGGAAATCCGAGATGAATTTAAAAGGCACAATCTGACACTCGCGGGACTTTTCATAGCGACAAAGGTCGGTAACCGCTGGAGCATCCAAGATATTGAGGGCAATCCACGCTATACACTCAACCAGGAACCGACACATCTTGAGGTCTTTGAACACGGTATCCTCAATCTTGCTGTCGAGACAGAGGGTGAACAAGTAACATTCGGTAAATTCTATTTTCAAGGCGATACGGACATCGTGAAACAACACGTTCTCAAACGGGAAGTAGCCCACCTTAAGGCGGAGCTTTGGACATCTGAAAGATTGAGCCGTGCCTTGCAAAACCTCTCCGGGTTAGGGATTTTCCGCAGGGTTCACGCAGAACCACAAACCCCAAAAATAGAAGGCAACGATGGCCTAAAGACCACTGACGGAGAGAACCCTCACGCTATTCCGAGAACCTATGACGTTTTAGTAACAGTCGATAAGCAGCAACCGAGAACCTATAGTTATGGCGGTGGCTATAGTTTCGCAGAAGGTTGGTACGGGACGCTGGAGCTCACGGATAGCAACTTCCTTTTTAAACGGAACATCCGCGGGTACTTCCTCAGTAGATTAGGGTGGCGTGATGAATTAGGTTACCTTGTGGATGCGAGGCTCACCGAACCGTGGTTGATTGGCAGGACACGCGGCACCTTACGGTTATCTGCTAAGAAGTTAGAGATAGATGACAATGTTCGCGCCCTCCAAGGGAGTTTCATCCTCAGTCGGAAATTAGGCGCATCGCATCATTTGGATTTGCGATACAGTTACAGAGATTTGAACCAACCGGTGCCACCCATGGGGCAAGGGGCACCGATAGAGCTCCGTTTACCTGAAGAACAGAACCCATTCAGCACAATCGTGAGTAGTCTACGCTTCTCTTGGACTTACGACGGTCGTGTGCGCTATCTGAATCCGATAGGCGGCATGTTCAACGAGATGACACTTGAATACGCGGGTGGACTCTTGCAAGGCGAAACCAGTTTTATTAAAACGACGACAGATACTCGCTATTACCAAAAACTCATCGGCAGTTTTGTGTTAGCGACCGCGGTTCGATGCGGTGTTACTACAGGCTTGCGTTCAAACCGCCGCGCGGAACTTATCTCTTTTGAGCGGTTTTGGGCAGGCGGCAGCACGACGGTTAGAGGTTACGCCGAGCGTTCCCTCGGTCCCGAAGGTATCACAGGGATCTACCGTGGTGATGTCCAATTCATTTTTAATACGGAATTACGGTTCCCAATCTATTCGGTGGTCCGCGGTGCCTTCTTTTTCGATGCTGGCAACGTCTGGAATTCACTGGCAGATATTGAGCGTAGTTTAACGCGTTTGCCGTCCGCTGTCGGTGCTGGACTCCATTTGGATTTTGGGGCGTTCACATTCGGGCTTGACTATGCTTTTCCACTGGTCCCCGTTCCGAGTTCACCCGATACAAGAAGGGCACATGTCCGCCTCGGCAGTACTTTTTAA
- a CDS encoding TlyA family RNA methyltransferase → MQRIDIFLVEQGLAESREQAKRLILAGAVTVNGDTRIKPGQRVPADAKVVVQAPQRYVSRGGFKLEKALSIFDVDVQDRVALDVGASTGGFTDCLLQHGAKFVYAVDVGYGQLAWKLRTHPQVQSIEKTNIRHLTPTLLSRGSPLHDSDDFITIAVIDVSFISLRTVLPSVIKILMQGNSRQSSVVSRQLRGRPCQNDHLLTGNRKVFRRKTELTTDNHPYDIIALLKPQFEAGKAHVKKGGIVPDKQVHIQTIDNLSVFVTEKLGAAVRGLTYSPIHKDIGNIEYLLWLTIGLDTQASAVRKDVHPQQTTAEVVAAAHEFF, encoded by the coding sequence ATGCAACGGATAGATATTTTTTTGGTAGAGCAAGGCTTGGCGGAGAGCCGGGAGCAAGCGAAACGGCTTATCCTCGCCGGTGCTGTAACCGTTAACGGAGACACCAGAATTAAGCCCGGGCAGCGTGTTCCAGCGGATGCGAAGGTTGTTGTTCAGGCACCGCAAAGATATGTGAGTCGCGGCGGGTTCAAGTTGGAGAAGGCGTTATCTATCTTTGATGTGGATGTACAAGACCGAGTCGCGCTCGATGTCGGTGCATCAACGGGCGGATTCACAGACTGTCTCCTCCAACACGGTGCGAAATTCGTCTATGCCGTTGATGTCGGTTACGGGCAGCTCGCGTGGAAACTTCGGACGCATCCACAGGTTCAGTCAATCGAGAAAACGAACATCCGGCATTTAACCCCAACACTTTTAAGTAGGGGCTCGCCCCTACACGATAGCGATGATTTTATCACTATCGCTGTGATTGATGTCTCTTTTATTTCTCTGAGGACGGTGCTACCGAGTGTCATCAAGATTCTGATGCAGGGGAATAGTCGTCAGTCGTCAGTCGTCAGTCGTCAGTTAAGAGGGAGACCTTGTCAAAACGATCACCTTTTAACTGGAAACCGAAAGGTTTTTCGCAGAAAAACCGAACTGACAACTGATAACCATCCTTATGATATTATTGCCCTGCTTAAGCCGCAGTTTGAAGCCGGAAAAGCCCATGTGAAAAAGGGTGGAATTGTCCCTGATAAACAGGTGCACATCCAGACAATAGACAATCTCAGTGTTTTTGTCACGGAGAAACTCGGGGCTGCGGTGAGAGGGTTGACGTATTCACCGATCCACAAAGACATCGGAAATATTGAGTACTTGCTTTGGCTCACGATTGGACTTGACACGCAAGCGAGTGCGGTCAGAAAGGACGTTCACCCCCAGCAAACGACTGCTGAGGTAGTCGCGGCGGCACACGAATTTTTTTAA
- the dxs gene encoding 1-deoxy-D-xylulose-5-phosphate synthase — MFLEKINGPADLKKLEISELEVLAEEMRAYLLTVLSEHPGHFAPNFGTIELAIALHKVFDTPRDKVIWDIGHQAYPHKLLTGRRESFPTLRQTDGISGFLSRAESEYDVFGAGHSSTSIAAALGIATARDLINETYKVVAIIGDGGLTGGMAFEALNAAGDFRNDMLVILNDNNMSISATVGAFSKHFHKLTSSPQYNFLRSGVKEMLNLIPADAKQIARKIEASLKPGTLFEEFGFRYFGPLDGNDLEALIPVLTGIRRLFGPILLHIVTEKGRGYAPAEEDPVGFYSVSGPFNLKTGKTLKPKPTVPSYTEVFSRTLIELAKRDPRVVGVTAAMPGGTGLDKFANAFPSRCFDIGLAEQCAVTFASGLAAQGMRPVAAIYSTFLQRSYDQVLHDVCIQNLPVIFALDRSGLVGADGPTHHGVFDFAYLRSIPNMVVMAPKDENELQSMVKTALAYEDGPIAFRYPRGTGVGVKIAAEPQILPIGESEVVREGDDVLVIAIGNRVYPALEAAQTLEDRTGISVTVVNARFVKPLDTATILPLAERIGKVITIEDGVIMGGFGSAVLEALAAAGISNVQVTNLGIPDEFIEHGDVKHLHALYQCDADAVVRAAEKMTV; from the coding sequence ATGTTCTTAGAAAAAATTAATGGACCCGCTGACCTGAAAAAACTGGAGATTAGCGAGCTTGAAGTGCTGGCTGAGGAGATGCGCGCCTATCTACTAACCGTTTTATCCGAGCATCCGGGGCATTTCGCACCCAATTTCGGTACGATTGAGTTAGCGATAGCATTGCATAAGGTATTTGACACACCACGCGATAAAGTGATTTGGGATATCGGACATCAGGCGTATCCGCATAAATTACTGACTGGCAGAAGAGAATCATTTCCAACGCTCAGACAGACTGATGGCATCAGCGGATTTCTTAGCAGAGCCGAGAGTGAATATGACGTTTTTGGTGCCGGGCATTCGAGTACCTCTATCGCTGCGGCGTTAGGCATCGCGACTGCGCGAGATCTGATTAATGAGACTTACAAGGTCGTCGCTATCATCGGGGATGGTGGTTTAACGGGCGGTATGGCGTTTGAAGCGTTGAACGCCGCCGGTGACTTCAGGAACGATATGCTTGTTATCCTCAATGATAACAACATGTCTATCTCCGCGACGGTCGGTGCGTTCTCAAAACACTTTCACAAACTCACGAGTTCACCACAATATAACTTCCTCCGCTCTGGTGTCAAAGAGATGTTGAACTTAATTCCGGCAGATGCCAAGCAGATTGCCCGTAAAATTGAGGCTTCATTGAAACCGGGGACGCTATTCGAGGAATTCGGGTTCCGTTACTTCGGTCCGCTTGATGGAAACGATTTGGAGGCTCTCATCCCGGTGTTGACAGGTATCCGTAGGTTATTCGGTCCTATCCTGCTCCACATCGTAACCGAAAAGGGACGCGGCTACGCGCCAGCAGAAGAGGATCCAGTCGGCTTCTATAGTGTCAGCGGCCCCTTCAACCTGAAGACAGGGAAGACGCTTAAACCGAAACCGACGGTCCCCTCCTACACGGAAGTGTTCAGCCGAACGCTGATTGAATTAGCGAAACGCGACCCACGGGTCGTCGGCGTGACGGCAGCGATGCCGGGTGGGACGGGACTTGATAAGTTTGCGAACGCGTTTCCGAGCCGGTGTTTTGATATCGGACTCGCAGAGCAGTGCGCGGTTACATTCGCAAGTGGACTCGCAGCACAAGGGATGCGTCCTGTTGCTGCTATCTATTCTACTTTCCTCCAGCGGAGTTATGATCAGGTCTTACACGATGTCTGTATCCAAAACCTTCCAGTCATCTTCGCACTCGATAGGAGTGGACTTGTCGGCGCGGACGGTCCGACACATCACGGTGTTTTCGATTTCGCATATCTGCGTTCTATTCCGAACATGGTTGTGATGGCACCGAAAGATGAGAATGAGTTGCAATCTATGGTGAAGACCGCGCTTGCCTATGAAGACGGTCCGATTGCCTTCCGCTACCCGCGAGGCACAGGGGTCGGTGTAAAGATCGCAGCGGAACCACAAATCTTGCCTATCGGTGAAAGTGAGGTCGTCAGAGAAGGTGACGATGTGCTTGTCATCGCTATTGGTAACCGGGTTTACCCTGCCCTTGAAGCCGCGCAAACGTTGGAGGACCGAACCGGAATTTCAGTGACCGTTGTCAACGCGAGATTCGTGAAACCGTTAGATACTGCAACGATTCTGCCGCTTGCGGAACGCATCGGCAAGGTAATTACGATTGAGGACGGTGTAATAATGGGCGGTTTCGGCAGTGCCGTCTTGGAGGCACTCGCCGCAGCGGGGATCTCAAACGTGCAAGTTACAAACCTCGGTATCCCCGACGAATTTATTGAGCATGGTGATGTCAAGCACCTTCACGCGCTATACCAGTGTGATGCTGACGCTGTTGTTCGCGCCGCAGAGAAAATGACAGTATAG
- the xseB gene encoding exodeoxyribonuclease VII small subunit, which translates to MTFEEKLAKLTEIVDKLEAGNELPLEDSLKLFEEGVGLVSSCREMLENAEQRIENVLETDNT; encoded by the coding sequence ATGACCTTTGAAGAAAAACTCGCAAAACTGACCGAGATCGTTGATAAACTTGAGGCGGGCAACGAACTGCCACTTGAGGATTCTCTCAAACTCTTTGAGGAAGGTGTCGGTTTAGTTTCATCGTGTCGCGAGATGCTCGAAAACGCAGAACAGCGCATAGAAAACGTCCTCGAAACAGATAATACATAA
- the xseA gene encoding exodeoxyribonuclease VII large subunit: MPTRTVHSVSDITTLLKRLIEQHPPFRNVWVQGQVSNYSRSGAGHVYFTLKDANSQISVALFRNNASRLKFLPQDGEEVIVQGQLGLYATRGQYQIIGQNVEPVGIGALQRAFEELKQRLADEGLFDDIHKKTLPKFPQKIGVITSATGAAFQDICGQLRKRYPVAEVLLHPSLVQGDGAPEGIARAIEVMNQRDDIDVLIVGRGGGSIEDLWSFNEERVARAIFASTIPVVSAVGHETDYTISDMVADHRAPTPSAAIEHIVPDQDELLAQLDGFDAWLRTTIQSQLNSHETRIEALETRLAPTQRKDAIYQLYQTVDTFDAACRNAAKRNLTDSENRLHTLAQRLDALSPLATLKRGYSISRKTDGEVLTTAEQVSVGDRIEVQLADGHLACRVEEFLDEDHQK, translated from the coding sequence ATGCCAACACGAACTGTCCATAGTGTCAGCGACATAACAACCCTCTTGAAAAGGTTGATAGAGCAACATCCACCCTTCAGAAATGTGTGGGTGCAGGGGCAGGTGTCGAATTACAGTCGTTCTGGCGCGGGGCATGTCTACTTCACGCTCAAGGACGCGAACAGCCAAATCTCGGTTGCTCTTTTTCGGAACAATGCTTCTCGTCTCAAATTTTTACCGCAGGATGGTGAGGAGGTGATTGTGCAAGGGCAGCTGGGACTATATGCTACCAGAGGACAATATCAGATTATCGGTCAAAACGTGGAACCTGTCGGGATTGGTGCGCTGCAGAGAGCATTTGAGGAATTGAAACAGCGACTTGCAGACGAGGGATTGTTCGATGACATCCACAAAAAGACGTTACCAAAATTCCCGCAGAAAATCGGTGTGATTACGTCGGCAACAGGCGCAGCGTTCCAAGATATCTGTGGGCAGCTTCGTAAACGGTATCCGGTAGCCGAAGTGCTACTACATCCGTCCCTTGTCCAAGGTGACGGTGCACCAGAGGGCATTGCTCGCGCGATTGAGGTGATGAATCAGCGAGACGATATTGATGTGCTAATTGTCGGTCGCGGTGGCGGTTCGATTGAGGATCTTTGGTCATTTAACGAAGAACGTGTTGCGCGTGCGATTTTCGCTTCCACGATTCCGGTTGTGTCGGCAGTCGGACACGAGACGGATTACACGATCTCGGACATGGTAGCAGACCACCGGGCACCGACCCCGTCGGCAGCGATTGAACATATCGTCCCGGATCAGGATGAACTTTTGGCACAATTAGACGGTTTTGATGCGTGGCTGCGTACAACAATTCAGAGCCAATTGAATAGCCATGAAACGCGGATCGAAGCACTTGAGACACGGCTTGCACCGACACAGCGTAAGGATGCTATCTACCAACTTTACCAAACAGTAGACACCTTTGACGCAGCGTGTCGTAACGCAGCGAAACGTAACCTCACCGATAGCGAAAACAGACTTCACACACTTGCCCAACGGCTTGACGCGTTGAGTCCGTTAGCGACGTTGAAACGTGGGTATAGTATCAGCCGAAAAACAGATGGTGAGGTGCTAACAACAGCTGAACAGGTATCTGTTGGCGATAGAATCGAGGTGCAACTGGCGGACGGACATCTCGCTTGTCGGGTTGAAGAATTTCTGGATGAAGATCATCAAAAGTAA